One window of Phocoena phocoena chromosome 13, mPhoPho1.1, whole genome shotgun sequence genomic DNA carries:
- the CHMP1B gene encoding charged multivesicular body protein 1b, with protein sequence MSNMEKHLFNLKFAAKELGRSAKKCDKEEKAEKAKIKKAIQKGNMEVARIHAENAIRQKNQAVNFLRMSARVDAVAARVQTAVTMGKVTKSMAGVVKSMDATLKTMNLEKISALMDKFEHQFETLDVQTQQMEDTMSSTTTLTTPQGQVDMLLQEMADEAGLDLNMELPQGQTGSVGTSVASAEQDELSQRLARLRDQV encoded by the coding sequence ATGTCCAACATGGAGAAACACCTGTTCAACCTAAAGTTCGCGGCCAAAGAACTGGGCAGGAGTGCCAAAAAATGCGACAAGGAGGAAAAGGCCGAAAAGGCCAAGATTAAAAAGGCCATTCAGAAGGGCAACATGGAAGTTGCGAGGATTCACGCCGAGAACGCGATTCGCCAGAAGAACCAGGCGGTGAATTTCCTGAGGATGAGCGCGCGGGTGGACGCGGTGGCCGCCAGGGTCCAGACGGCCGTGACGATGGGCAAGGTGACCAAGTCGATGGCCGGTGTGGTTAAGTCGATGGACGCGACGTTGAAGACCATGAATCTCGAGAAGATCTCCGCCCTGATGGACAAGTTCGAGCACCAGTTCGAGACGCTGGACGTGCAGACGCAGCAGATGGAGGACACGATGAGCAGCACGACGACGCTGACCACTCCCCAGGGCCAGGTGGATATGCTGCTGCAGGAAATGGCAGACGAGGCCGGCCTCGACCTCAACATGGAGCTGCCGCAGGGCCAGACCGGCTCCGTGGGCACGAGCGTGGCCTCGGCCGAGCAGGACGAACTGTCCCAGAGGCTGGCCCGCCTGCGGGACCAAGTGTGA